Proteins encoded by one window of Bos javanicus breed banteng chromosome 22, ARS-OSU_banteng_1.0, whole genome shotgun sequence:
- the LOC133235483 gene encoding C-C chemokine receptor type 1, which translates to METSTTAKDYDMTTEYDYGDTTPCQKAQERAFGAQLLPPLYSVVFVIGLVGNILVVLVLMQYKRLKSMTSIYLLNLAISDLIFLFTLPFWIDYKVKDDWIFGDAMCKLLSGFYFMGLYSEIFFIILLTIDRYLAIVHAVFALRARTITFGIITSIVVWVLAILASVPGLYFSKTQWEFTHHTCSIHFPPESFTKWKQFQALKLNIMGLVLPLLVMIVCYTGIIKILLRRPNEKKAKAVRLIFVIMIIFFLFWTPYNLSVFVSAFQDSLFTRKCEQSRQLDLAIQVTEVIAYTHCCINPVIYVFVGERFRKYLRQLFYRLVAVHLAKWFPFLSTERLERVSSMSPSTGEHELSAGF; encoded by the coding sequence ATGGAAACTTCAACCACCGCAAAGGACTATGACATGACCACGGAATACGACTATGGGGACACGACCCCATGCCAGAAGGCACAGGAGAGGGCTTTTGGGGCCCAGCTGCTGCCCCCCTTGTACTCGGTGGTGTTTGTCATTGGCCTGGTCGGCAACATCCTGGTGGTCCTGGTCCTCATGCAATACAAGAGGCTCAAAAGCATGACCAGCATCTACCTCCTCAACCTGGCCATTTCTGACCTCATCTTCCTCTTCACGCTGCCCTTCTGGATCGACTACAAGGTGAAGGATGACTGGATTTTCGGAGATGCCATGTGTAAGTTGCTCTCTGGGTTCTATTTCATGGGCTTGTACAGCGAGATCTTCTTCATCATCCTGCTGACCATCGACAGGTACCTGGCCATCGTCCATGCTGTGTTTGCTCTGCGGGCTCGGACTATCACGTTTGGTATCATCACCAGCATTGTCGTCTGGGTCCTGGCCATCTTGGCTTCTGTCCCCGGCTTGTACTTTTCCAAGACCCAGTGGGAGTTCACCCACCACACCTGCAGTATTCATTTTCCTCCTGAAAGCTTCACAAAGTGGAAGCAGTTCCAGGCTCTGAAACTGAACATCATGGGCCTGGTTTTGCCTCTGCTGGTGATGATTGTCTGCTACACAGGGATTATAAAGATTCTGCTCAGAAGACCAAATGAGAAGAAGGCCAAAGCCGTGCGTCTGATTTTTGTCATCATGatcatcttctttctcttttggacGCCCTATAATCTGAGTGTGTTCGTTTCCGCTTTCCAGGATTCCCTGTTCACCCGTAAGTGTGAGCAGAGCAGACAGCTGGACCTGGCCATTCAAGTGACGGAAGTGATCGCCTACACTCACTGCTGCATCAACCCTGTGATCTATGTCTTTGTCGGCGAGAGGTTCCGCAAGTATCTGCGGCAGTTGTTCTACCGGCTGGTGGCTGTGCACCTGGCTAAGTGGTTCCCCTTCCTGTCCACAGAGAGGCTGGAGAGGGTCAGCTCCATGTCTCCCTCCACAGGCGAGCATGAACTCTCTGCTGGGTTCTGA